In Solobacterium moorei, a single genomic region encodes these proteins:
- a CDS encoding YidC/Oxa1 family membrane protein insertase — protein MKFTPRTKKLLALMAIVTIVVTATGCTAPKDANGHIILISESTTFGDIFQTENWFNALFVWPLSWVLNKLAPVITVGGAIAIVTVVVNGLLAIFTLKSQMGMQRMQMLQPELNKIQRKYEGRDDQASKMRMAQEQQQLMRKYNVNPGSMMLVQFVQLPIIMAMFMAIQRAEAVVNGTFLGMNLQVKPSEAFGLLFKGDLSGLPYIILFLLMAVTQVVLVLLPIYFQKKKAAAEAAKHHRKPESTNNQNIMMQMYMIVMVLAFGLMWQSGMSLFWFIRNIVDIIKTIIVQNIMEKNSQKEGLR, from the coding sequence ATGAAATTTACCCCTCGTACAAAGAAACTACTTGCCTTGATGGCAATCGTGACAATCGTAGTGACAGCTACAGGTTGTACAGCTCCAAAGGATGCTAACGGACACATTATTTTGATTTCCGAAAGCACGACTTTTGGTGACATCTTCCAAACTGAAAACTGGTTTAATGCTTTATTTGTTTGGCCACTTAGCTGGGTACTAAACAAATTAGCACCAGTCATCACAGTAGGTGGTGCAATCGCTATCGTTACTGTGGTTGTAAATGGTTTACTAGCAATATTTACTTTGAAGTCTCAGATGGGCATGCAAAGAATGCAGATGTTACAGCCTGAATTAAACAAGATTCAACGTAAGTATGAAGGTCGTGACGATCAAGCATCTAAGATGCGTATGGCTCAAGAACAGCAGCAGTTAATGAGAAAGTACAATGTTAACCCTGGTTCTATGATGCTTGTACAGTTCGTTCAGTTACCAATTATCATGGCAATGTTCATGGCTATCCAGCGTGCTGAAGCAGTTGTAAATGGTACATTCTTAGGAATGAACTTACAGGTAAAGCCTAGCGAAGCATTTGGTTTATTATTTAAAGGTGATTTAAGTGGTTTACCATACATCATTTTATTCTTATTGATGGCTGTTACGCAGGTTGTCTTGGTATTATTACCAATATACTTCCAAAAGAAGAAGGCTGCTGCAGAAGCTGCGAAACATCACCGTAAGCCAGAATCTACAAATAACCAAAACATCATGATGCAGATGTATATGATTGTTATGGTACTTGCATTTGGTTTAATGTGGCAATCAGGTATGTCCTTATTCTGGTTTATCCGTAATATCGTAGATATTATTAAGACAATTATTGTCCAAAATATCATGGAGAAGAATTCACAGAAAGAAGGCTTAAGATAA
- the jag gene encoding RNA-binding cell elongation regulator Jag/EloR → MQIYTAKTLEELLQNAAEEKGVTIDELEYTIVEEKKGLLGIGNSVSAKVFSSDDVKEFIFDYLGEFFTHIDLDIEVALEELDDSYVINLNSDNNAILIGKMGKTLAAFNTVLRAAVNSEFEKRIDVLIDINHYKEERYYKIRSMAKRIAKQVQRSKVDVELDPMPNDERKVIHKVLGDWHNIKTESEGEGSYRHICIRYAADEPQEEIPNMSE, encoded by the coding sequence ATGCAAATCTATACTGCTAAAACACTTGAAGAACTTCTACAAAACGCTGCTGAAGAAAAAGGTGTTACAATCGATGAATTAGAATATACAATTGTGGAAGAGAAAAAAGGATTATTAGGAATTGGTAATTCTGTATCCGCAAAGGTGTTTAGTTCTGACGATGTAAAAGAATTTATCTTTGATTACTTAGGTGAATTCTTTACACATATTGATTTAGATATTGAAGTTGCGTTAGAAGAACTAGATGATAGTTATGTAATCAATCTAAATTCTGATAACAATGCCATCCTAATCGGTAAGATGGGTAAGACATTAGCTGCGTTCAATACTGTATTACGTGCTGCTGTAAACTCTGAATTTGAAAAGCGGATTGACGTGTTGATTGACATCAATCACTACAAAGAAGAACGCTACTATAAGATTCGTTCAATGGCAAAGCGTATCGCAAAACAAGTACAACGCTCAAAGGTTGATGTTGAGCTAGATCCAATGCCAAATGATGAAAGAAAAGTCATCCACAAGGTATTAGGTGATTGGCATAATATTAAGACAGAATCAGAGGGTGAAGGAAGTTATAGACACATCTGTATTCGTTACGCCGCTGATGAACCACAGGAAGAAATTCCAAACATGTCTGAATAA
- a CDS encoding IS1634 family transposase codes for MFLHILKDRQYERLYIRHSVRKGNGVRSENVKSLGRIDSLMKEMNLSRKQVLEWAQKQVDQMNDSPSAPPVLLSLFPDKKIVMDEQRSFHAGYLFLQSIYYGLKMKNVFRTISSHGRFDFDIDAICSDLVYARILDPGSKLSSYKTASSFLEQPKYELHDVYRALGTLSKEMDHILAEVYKNSNHILKRNNSVLYYDCTNYYFEIEEEDGFRQYGKSKEHRPSPIVQMGLFMDGDGIPLTFDLFEGASNEQPSMRPLEQKIIRDFGFQRFVICTDGGLGSENNRLFNDIEGRAFICTQSLKKLNRKKREEAMSNQRWKRLKDGATVDIEEIQREPYKHIDDIYYKEEPYGTKKVAGQLMIVTYSPRYATYQKEIRDSQIARAESMVDKGSIQKQRRNPNDPARFVRVTATTSDGEIASEEHYAIDQDKIDSEAMYDGFYAICTDLVNDKIEDILKVSEGRWQIEEAFRIMKTDFEARPVYVRKKDSIRAHFLICYLALLIFRILEKKLGPSYTSSELITTLREYKLLKVNGQGYIPEYKRTKITDHLHKEFGFCTDTEIVPTGTMRKIISETKK; via the coding sequence ATGTTTCTACATATACTGAAAGACAGACAATACGAAAGACTCTACATCCGCCATTCCGTTCGTAAAGGGAATGGTGTCCGTTCCGAGAACGTCAAAAGCCTTGGACGCATAGACTCGCTCATGAAGGAAATGAATCTTTCTAGGAAACAGGTATTGGAGTGGGCACAAAAGCAGGTAGACCAAATGAACGACTCTCCTTCTGCTCCTCCTGTACTATTATCATTGTTTCCTGACAAGAAGATAGTTATGGATGAACAGCGTTCCTTCCATGCAGGATATCTATTCTTACAGTCCATCTATTACGGTCTAAAGATGAAGAACGTGTTCCGTACCATATCATCACATGGCAGATTTGATTTCGACATTGATGCGATATGTTCAGACCTTGTCTATGCACGCATACTGGATCCCGGAAGCAAACTTTCCTCATATAAGACGGCATCTTCCTTTCTAGAGCAGCCAAAGTATGAATTGCATGATGTGTATCGTGCACTAGGAACGCTATCTAAGGAGATGGACCATATATTGGCAGAAGTATACAAGAACAGCAATCATATCCTAAAGAGAAATAACAGTGTCCTATATTATGACTGTACGAACTACTACTTCGAGATCGAAGAAGAGGATGGCTTCAGACAATATGGCAAAAGTAAGGAGCACCGTCCTAGCCCTATCGTACAGATGGGACTGTTCATGGATGGCGATGGCATTCCTCTGACGTTCGACCTCTTTGAAGGTGCAAGCAACGAACAACCATCCATGAGACCTCTAGAGCAAAAGATCATACGGGATTTTGGTTTCCAGAGATTCGTTATATGTACAGATGGAGGTCTAGGATCAGAAAACAACCGACTGTTCAACGACATCGAAGGACGTGCATTCATTTGTACGCAATCGCTCAAGAAGCTAAACCGCAAGAAACGCGAGGAAGCGATGTCGAACCAAAGATGGAAACGTCTGAAGGATGGAGCGACAGTTGATATCGAAGAGATACAGAGAGAACCATACAAGCATATCGATGACATCTATTACAAAGAAGAGCCATATGGCACCAAGAAGGTAGCTGGTCAATTGATGATCGTCACCTATTCACCAAGATATGCGACATATCAAAAAGAGATACGGGATTCACAGATTGCACGTGCAGAGTCCATGGTAGACAAAGGCTCTATCCAAAAGCAAAGAAGAAACCCAAACGATCCTGCAAGATTCGTAAGGGTCACAGCTACCACATCAGATGGAGAAATCGCATCCGAGGAGCACTATGCGATAGACCAGGACAAGATCGACAGTGAAGCGATGTATGATGGCTTCTATGCCATCTGTACCGACCTGGTAAATGACAAGATAGAAGACATCCTAAAGGTCAGCGAAGGAAGATGGCAAATAGAGGAAGCATTCCGCATCATGAAGACAGACTTTGAAGCAAGACCTGTATATGTCAGAAAGAAGGACAGCATCCGTGCACACTTCCTGATATGTTATCTGGCCCTACTGATCTTCCGCATCCTAGAAAAGAAGTTAGGTCCAAGCTATACATCATCAGAACTGATTACTACATTGAGAGAATACAAGCTATTGAAGGTAAACGGACAAGGATACATACCGGAATATAAGCGAACAAAGATAACGGATCATCTACATAAAGAATTTGGATTCTGTACGGATACAGAGATCGTTCCAACAGGAACCATGAGAAAGATCATATCTGAAACGAAAAAATAG
- a CDS encoding IS1595 family transposase, with product MHETELITHFNKLTQSQQNRIQREIIDFCNLNDRLGDNRPYQCPYCHKKTKMIKRGFARGKQRYLCMECEHKFTYDSHMITSFLKIDVDEFIEICIDTLTMVPIHKTAARLNRSIKCVFLNRHKFLSMLEKYLESEKIQLSGTIECDETYVLESSKGSSLKHRKARHRGEPSRFRGISHEQICIVTTTDRNAHEIFLAVGQSRPTKDIIQDTFKNNITQRSIIYTDGTDCYNSLAECKNCKVVHLKGHQSYNQVEHLNVVNHIHSVIKNKLAQYRGVSTKYINRYTALFVCMRRFMEMDLNKLYEKLAWMIRYPFAITTKALQNHNLFSFSIQ from the coding sequence ATGCATGAAACAGAATTAATCACTCACTTTAATAAACTAACACAATCACAACAGAACCGTATCCAAAGAGAAATTATCGATTTCTGTAATCTAAATGATCGCCTGGGTGATAATAGACCATATCAGTGTCCTTATTGTCACAAGAAGACAAAGATGATCAAGAGGGGCTTTGCCCGTGGTAAACAGCGATATCTCTGTATGGAGTGTGAGCATAAGTTTACCTATGATTCACATATGATAACTTCCTTTTTGAAGATCGATGTAGATGAGTTTATAGAGATCTGTATCGATACCTTGACGATGGTTCCTATCCATAAGACTGCAGCACGTCTAAATCGTTCTATCAAATGTGTATTTCTAAATCGTCATAAGTTTCTTAGCATGCTTGAAAAGTATTTGGAATCAGAAAAGATACAACTATCTGGAACGATAGAGTGTGATGAGACATACGTTCTTGAATCTTCCAAAGGTTCTTCCTTGAAGCACAGAAAAGCCCGCCATAGAGGCGAGCCTTCAAGGTTTAGAGGAATATCCCATGAACAAATATGTATCGTCACCACAACAGATAGAAATGCACACGAGATATTCTTAGCAGTTGGCCAATCCCGACCAACCAAAGATATTATACAGGATACCTTCAAAAATAACATTACACAACGCTCTATCATCTACACAGACGGAACAGATTGTTATAACTCTTTGGCAGAATGTAAGAATTGCAAAGTAGTACATCTAAAAGGACACCAAAGTTACAATCAAGTAGAACATCTAAATGTTGTAAACCATATTCACTCTGTCATCAAGAATAAACTGGCCCAATATCGAGGAGTGTCAACGAAGTATATTAACCGATATACCGCATTGTTTGTATGTATGCGTAGGTTTATGGAGATGGATCTTAATAAATTATATGAAAAGCTTGCTTGGATGATACGTTATCCATTTGCGATAACCACAAAAGCATTACAAAACCACAATTTATTTAGTTTCTCAATACAGTAA